The following proteins are encoded in a genomic region of Streptococcus constellatus subsp. constellatus:
- a CDS encoding macro domain-containing protein, whose translation MKVNIFNRDILKQFSKVCATLTAILSGALIFLDIPDNCRLYAGVAYISLLLAIYIFIWIRANRMKQIVIKIGLTTVLVKSGDIFDEEGLKAVAFNEYFDTMVDDKVIARQSLNGQFIINYIDDVEKLNSDIKNDDDLKNNIVEEGVRRQHGKTTKYGLGSSILIDDEYILTAFSRFNKNNQAELTIQEYVNFLLTFWNEINRLYAQRSVIVPVFGSGITRFKNGFEDIDINELLRIMIWTFKISKIKFAYPAKLTIIIHNDLLSQVNLYELRENE comes from the coding sequence TTGAAAGTAAATATATTTAATAGGGATATTTTAAAACAATTTTCTAAAGTATGTGCTACGCTTACTGCAATATTGTCAGGAGCACTAATTTTTCTTGATATTCCTGATAACTGTCGACTTTATGCAGGCGTTGCTTATATTTCATTGCTTTTAGCTATTTATATTTTTATATGGATAAGAGCAAATAGAATGAAACAAATAGTTATTAAAATAGGTCTCACGACGGTTCTTGTAAAGTCTGGTGATATTTTTGATGAAGAAGGACTTAAAGCGGTGGCTTTCAATGAATATTTTGATACAATGGTCGATGATAAAGTAATTGCCAGACAATCATTAAATGGCCAGTTTATTATCAACTATATTGACGATGTTGAGAAATTGAACTCTGATATTAAAAACGATGATGATTTAAAAAATAATATTGTCGAAGAGGGAGTAAGACGGCAGCATGGTAAAACGACAAAATATGGGCTTGGAAGTTCAATTTTGATAGACGATGAGTATATTTTGACTGCTTTTAGCCGATTTAATAAAAATAATCAAGCTGAACTAACTATTCAAGAATATGTCAATTTTCTTTTAACATTTTGGAACGAAATTAATAGGTTATATGCTCAAAGATCGGTTATAGTTCCAGTATTTGGTTCTGGAATAACGAGGTTTAAAAATGGTTTTGAGGATATTGATATTAATGAATTGTTACGGATTATGATTTGGACTTTTAAAATTAGTAAAATTAAATTTGCATATCCTGCAAAATTAACTATTATCATACATAATGATTTACTCAGCCAAGTAAATTTATATGAATTAAGGGAGAATGAATAA